The following are encoded together in the Diabrotica undecimpunctata isolate CICGRU chromosome 7, icDiaUnde3, whole genome shotgun sequence genome:
- the LOC140446523 gene encoding uncharacterized protein — protein sequence MANSNNEIQFVDDLKDLKRNRGTTKQKLSLLEKFINKIKDKGDVDITDIQVRYDNNINLLNDFDIIQTEIERKCSESQLPENYLEREEFENRFYAAQAYLQGVLKPITSNSSQYSQSSEFKPGNDPLQNVLLPKIKLKVFAAEFKSWIAFKNSFNATIANNTSLSDGQKFHFLKASLEGYAASCVEGLDNVDQPFLRAWELLCDRFDKKQFLIDSHFKSLLNLSMMQKEKDNNYASFRKMLDDISKHLTSLEGIDIPKEKLYDSFMIHILVNKFEKNTIREWKETKFANDLPSLEQFINFLKNKTDILQSLDESQAFKSQFSTSNKYHNRSNNLVHFAVKNRCNFCRKDHSIYKCPTFKALSVEQRFQEVRKHKLCENCLLSGHDKSHCKFGPCPICKTHKHNTLLHKDYAQVSIRDTSHQVSLPTTSDHRNDNLEQQISINFAKNESQVLLATVICNIKDQAGNYHKCRALLDCGAQMNLITERFCNKLKLQLTDTNCSITGISQRSSNVNKKCSLKIFSQFSDFNSSISCLVVPVISSRLPAYPIDMNNIRLPHNINLADPEFNCPKEIDLLLGAHIFWDLILQDKISLGKNLPLLINTQLGWVVTGTVPINSDKYVCNFIKVHIPEDDQLKKFWELEDVPTKNEFLSQDNRICESLFKQDTFRDENGQFVVKLPLKHSPSLLGDSKQTAIKRFKSLESKFSNSYFKQLYFDFIHEYENLGHMNKISINSEYSYFLPHHGILKESSVTTKLRTVFDGSCQSSSGWSLNDLQYVGPKVQNDILNILLRFRIYKYVVSADISKMYRQILIHPDHKYLQQILWRKDNSEEFSIYQLNTVTYGTRSAPYLAIKCIRALAEDNLDKFPLASSTILNDMYDLLTGSNDLRELQERCKSIYDMLKSAQFVLRKWVSNDQQVITNFQQSDVSNSVLNLGDHDSCKTLGVQWLNSSDSFTFNINKLRSHETFTKRHILSMIAQIYDPLGLLSPSIIIAKILIQQLWTLHISWDTPIPLDLQQTWLQFQNNIVIFNQISIPRKVVTNTLLDIHCFCDASKAAYATCIYLRSVDDSNQYYINLLCSKTKVAPIKLLTIPKLELCACLLGVQLIKIVTEAINVNVPIFMWSDSQVALSWIHTDPSKLQVFVANRVAKIQALSNMFTWDYVNSSRNPADIASRGIMPEKLISNTLWWNGPTFLQLPQSEWPNVGFKLKTSELTELKKTPKVFQVISVQSSDLITRYSNFIMLQRITAYCLRFIYNLRHKVNMRTGNLSIAELDEAHISIVKQAQLESFADELSFFDKGNQLPKSNRLSSLTPFMDNKGIIRVGGRLNNTYLSFNTRHPILLSSKHYFTKLIFEYKHKQLFHPGPQLLLSAVRQRYWPIAGRVLAKQVVKNCLTCFKFNPTPFLSPMSNLPNNRIKPNFPFDVTGIDYAGPFNILNKRGRGAKVFKCYLALFICFCTKAVHLEVVSDLTKENFLSSLKRFTARRGIPSTIYSDNGSTFIGANNYLKSLGHFLQNNYSSIEQATSELRIKWIFIPPYTPNHGGLWEAAVKSTKHHLKRILINNNVTFEEFNTLIIQIEGILNSRPLFEMSSSPNDLSPITPSHFLIGRPLTSLPEYDVDNIASCRLSRFQHVQQLYQQFWRQFSKQYVSQLHQQYKWKDPSTKIRLGTLVLIKTDSVPPCKWSTGRITKLYPGRDGETRVADVTTRNATVHKSCSFRSCVRSYKRELLIKFEKIYR from the coding sequence ATGGCTAATTCAAATAACGAGATACAATTTGTAGACGATTTAAAAGATCTGAAAAGAAATCGAGGAACTACGAAACAGAAATTATCACTTCTAgagaaatttattaataaaataaaagacaaaggtGATGTTGATATTACAGATATTCAAGTTAGGTacgataataatataaatttattaaacgATTTTGATATAATTCAAACAGAAATTGAAAGAAAGTGTTCTGAAAGTCAATTACCAGAAAACTATTTAGAAAGAGAGGAGTTTGAAAATCGGTTTTATGCGGCGCAAGCATATTTACAAGGTGTTTTAAAACCAATAACTAGTAATAGCTCACAATATAGTCAGTCTAGTGAATTTAAACCAGGGAATGATCCCCTACAAAATGTTCTATTgcctaaaataaaattaaaagtatttgCAGCAGAGTTTAAATCTTGGATtgcttttaaaaatagttttaatgcgaCCATTGCTAATAATACTTCGCTTAGCGATGGacaaaagtttcattttttaaaaGCTTCATTAGAAGGGTATGCAGCTAGTTGTGTTGAAGGATTAGATAATGTAGATCAACCATTTCTGAGAGCGTGGGAGTTATTATGCGATAGGTTCGATAAAAAACAATTTCTAATAGATAGTCATTTTAAATCTCTATTAAATTTATCAATgatgcaaaaagaaaaagataataaTTATGCTAGTTTTCGAAAAATGTTGGATGACATATCAAAACATTTAACTTCTTTGGAAGGTATTGACATACCAAAAGAAAAGTTGTATGATTCATTCATGATCCATATCTTAGTTAACAAGTTTGAGAAAAATACTATACGGGAATGGAAAGAAACTAAATTTGCAAATGATTTACCTTCTTTAGAACAGTTtattaatttcttaaaaaataaaacagatatatTACAAAGTTTAGATGAGTCTCAAGCATTCAAATCACAATTTTCAACTTCAAACAAGTATCATAACAGATCTAACAATCTAGTACACTTTGCAGTTAAAAACCGATGCAATTTCTGCAGAAAGGATCATTCAATTTATAAGTGTCCTACATTTAAAGCTTTATCGGTTGAACAGAGGTTTCAAGAGGTTAGAAAACATAAATTATGCGAAAATTGTCTATTAAGTGGCCATGATAAGAGCCATTGTAAATTTGGTCCATGTCCTATCTGTAAAACTCACAAACATAACACTTTGCTTCATAAAGATTATGCACAAGTTTCAATTCGTGACACCAGTCACCAAGTAAGTTTACCTACTACTTCTGATCATAGAAATGATAATTTAGAACAACAAATAagtataaattttgcaaaaaatgaGAGTCAAGTTTTATTAGCTACAGTTATATGTAATATTAAAGACCAAGCTGGTAATTATCATAAGTGCCGAGCCTTACTAGATTGCGGTGCACAAatgaacttaatcaccgaacgttTTTGCAATAAATTAAAACTACAATTAACTGATACAAATTGTTCAATTACTGGTATTAGTCAACGTTCttctaatgttaataaaaaatgttctttaaaaatattttcacaatTTTCAGATTTCAATTCTAGTATATCATGTCTAGTAGTACCAGTTATATCAAGTAGATTACCTGCTTATCCTATTGATATGAATAACATTCGATTACCTCACAATATTAACTTAGCAGATCCAGAATTCAATTGTCCCAAAGAAATTGACTTATTACTTGGAGCTCACATTTTTTGGGATCTTATATTACAAGATAAAATCTCATTAGGTAAAAATCTTCCATTATTAATCAATACTCAATTAGGTTGGGTTGTAACAGGTACAGTTCCAATTAATTCAGATAAATATGTATGCAATTTTATTAAAGTACACATCCCTGAGGATGATCAATTAAAAAAGTTTTGGGAACTTGAAGATGTTCCTACCAAGAATGAATTTCTGTCTCAAGACAATCGCATTTGCGAATCCTTATTCAAACAAGACACATTTCGTGATGAGAATGGACAATTCGTTGTAAAGTTGCCTTTAAAACACTCTCCTAGTTTATTAGGTGATTCAAAGCAAACAGCTATTAAAAGATTTAAGTCATTAGAATCAAAATTCTCCAATTCCTATTTTAAGCAACtctattttgattttattcacgAATATGAAAACCTAGGTCATATGAATAAAATTTCTATTAATTCAGAATATTCCTATTTTTTACCACATCATGGCATATTAAAAGAGTCTAGTGTTACTACAAAACTTAGAACCGTCTTTGATGGAAGCTGCCAAAGCTCATCAGGATGGTCTCTTAATGACCTTCAATATGTAGGTCCCAAAGTGCAGAacgatattttaaacattttgttaAGATTcagaatttataaatatgttgtatCAGCAGACATTTCTAAGATGTATAGGCAGATACTCATACATCCAGatcataaatatttacaacaaattCTTTGGCGTAAAGATAATAGCGAAGAATTTTCTATTTACCAACTTAACACCGTCACATACGGCACTAGATCTGCGCCTTATTTAGCAATTAAATGTATCAGAGCATTAGCTGAAGACAATTTAGACAAGTTTCCATTAGCTTCTAGCACCATTTTAAATGATATGTATGATCTATTAACTGGATCTAATGATCTACGCGAACTACAAGAAAGATGCAAATCTATTTACGATATGCTCAAGTCAGctcaatttgttttaagaaaatgGGTCTCCAATGATCAGCAAGTAATTACCAATTTTCAACAATCCGATGTCTCAAATTCAGTATTAAATTTGGGAGATCATGATAGTTGCAAAACATTAGGTGTCCAGTGGTTAAATTCGTCTGACTCATTTACTTTTAACATAAACAAGTTACGTAGTCATGAAACATTTACTAAAAGGCACATTTTATCCATGATTGCTCAGATATATGACCCTCTAGGTCTGTTAAGTCCGTCtattattattgcaaaaatacTCATTCAACAATTATGGACTCTTCATATTTCCTGGGACACTCCGATTCCTTTGGATTTGCAACAGACTTGGTTacaatttcaaaataatattgttatttttaatcaGATATCTATTCCTCGTAAAGTTGTCACGAATACTTTACTTGATATTCATTGTTTTTGTGATGCATCGAAAGCTGCATATGCTACGTGCATTTATCTTAGAAGCGTCGATGATTCGAATCAGTATTACATTAATCTTTTGTGTTCAAAAACTAAAGTTGCGccaattaaacttttaactattcctaaactagaaCTTTGTGCTTGTCTATTAGGtgtacaattaataaaaatcgtAACAGAAGCCATTAATGTAAATGTTCCCATTTTCATGTGGTCTGATTCTCAGGTAGCATTAAGTTGGATTCATACTGATCCTAGTAAATTACAAGTTTTCGTTGCTAATCGAGTAGCAAAAATTCAAGCATTGTCTAACATGTTCACCTGGGATTACGTTAACAGTTCACGTAATCCAGCAGATATTGCGTCTCGTGGTATTATGCCCGAAAAATTAATTTCCAATACACTTTGGTGGAACGGACCAACGTTTTTGCAATTGCCACAGTCAGAATGGCCCAATGTGGGTTTTAAGTTAAAAACGTCAGAATTGACAGAGTTGAAAAAGACTCCTAAAGTTTTCCAAGTTATATCAGTACAATCATCAGATTTAATCACTAGATATTCAAATTTTATTATGCTTCAAAGAATAACAGCCTATTGTTTACGTTTCATCTACAATTTAAGACATAAAGTTAACATGCGTACTGGTAATTTATCTATTGCAGAATTAGATGAAGCCCATATTAGTATCGTCAAACAAGCTCAATTAGAATCATTTGCTGACGAATTATCCTTTTTCGATAAAGGAAATCAACTTCCAAAAAGTAATAGACTTTCTTCATTAACTCCATTTATGGATAATAAAGGAATTATTCGAGTGGGTGGAAGACTCAACAATACTTACTTATCATTTAATACTAGACATCCTATTCTTCTTTCATCCAAACACTATTTTACTAAATTAATTTTCGAATATAAACACAAGCAACTATTTCATCCAGGTCCTCAATTATTGCTTTCGGCAGTAAGACAACGTTACTGGCCTATAGCAGGACGTGTGTTAGCAAAACAAGTTGTCAAAAATTGTTTAACTTGTTTCAAATTTAATCCTACTCCATTTTTAAGTCCAATGTCTAATCTACCAAATAATCGAATTAAACCGAATTTTCCATTTGATGTAACTGGTATAGATTATGCAGGTCCCTTTAATATTCTTAACAAAAGGGGGCGTGGGGCTAAAGTATTCAAATGTTATTTGGCATTATTCATTTGCTTTTGCACAAAAGCTGTTCATTTAGAAGTTGTGTCAGATCTTACAAAAGAGAACTTCTTATCAAGTTTGAAAAGATTTACCGCTAGACGTGGTATACCTAGTACTATTTATTCAGACAATGGCAGCACCTTTATTGGAGCTAACAATTATCTTAAATCATTAGGacattttttacaaaacaatTATAGTTCTATTGAACAGGCTACAAGCGAGCTACGAATAAAATGGATTTTCATTCCTCCTTATACACCCAATCATGGGGGGCTGTGGGAAGCAGCTGTTAAAAGCACTAAGCATCATTTAAAACGTATATTAATTAATAACAATGTAACATTTGAAGAATTTAATACACTTATCATACAAATAGAAGGTATATTGAATTCACGACCATTATTTGAAATGTCAAGTAGTCCTAATGACTTATCTCCTATTACCCCTTCCCATTTCCTAATTGGTAGACCACTCACGTCATTGCCAGAGTATGACGTAGACAATATAGCCAGCTGTAGATTGTCCAGATTTCAGCATGTTCAACAGCTGTATCAACAATTTTGGCGCCAATTTTCTAAACAATACGTATCTCAACTCCATCAGCAGTATAAATGGAAGGATCCATCCACCAAGATTCGACTAGGGACCTTGGTTCTGATTAAAACTGATTCTGTTCCTCCCTGTAAATGGAGTACAGGACGAATTACTAAATTATATCCAGGTAGAGATGGAGAGACCAGAGTAGCAGATGTAACCACCAGGAATGCAACAGTGCACAAAAGCTGTTCATTTAGAAGTTGTGTCAGATCTTACAAAAGAGAACTTCTTATCAAGTTTGAAAAGATTTACCGCTAG